The DNA segment CAGCCGCAGTGCCACCACGTCCCCGGCGGCGAGGCCCGACCGGTCGAACAGGGCGGCGAGGCGGCGGACTTCGGCGCCGAGGGCCGCGTAGCTCAGCGTCCCGGCGTCGTCCACCAGGGCGGCCCGGTCCGGGTGTTCGCCCACCCGGGCGGTGAACAGGGTGTACAGGTCGGTGTCCGGGCACAGTCCCTCGCGCACCCAGGCCAGGCGCCGGGCCCGGGGCACCAGGTCGGGGAAGAGCACGCCGGCGCGAGAGGTCCACGCCGGGTGTCCGCCGCGGGCCGCGGGGAGGGTGGCGGGGGCGGCGACAGTCATGCGAACTCCCAGGGCGCGTGCGGCCGGGCGTGGCCGATGAGCGTGTCCGGTGGTGCGACGGCCGCCTTGAAGGCGGGGTCGTCCGCCAGGGCGGCCAGGTCGGTGTGTACGGGGGTGGCGGTCAGGCCCGCTTCGGCCAGACGCCGTGTCCACTCCTCGGTGGTGAGGGACGACCGGCCGGTGCGGTCCAGCAGCCGGCGCGCCGCCTCGGGGCGGGCACGGGCCTCGGGGCCGAGGTACAGATGACCGTCCGCGGTGCGCAGCGGGCGGTCCAGCGCGGTCCAGCGGACCCGGTGCGCGGGGCGCGGGACCAGCGCGGCGGCGGAGACCAGGCTGGACTCGACCCGGCCGCCCCGCCCGGTCCGTTCCCGGTGCGCCAGCGCGGCCAGCACGCCCTGGGCGCACACCAGTCCGCCGAGGACGTCGGTGAGGGTCAGCAGGGAGGGGGCCGGGGGTTCGTCGGCGGGGCGTGCGGCGGCGGCGAGTCCGCTGTGCACCTGGGCGAGGTAGTCGGTGCCGAGGGGCGGCCGGTCGCCGAGGGTGTCGCCGAAGCCGGACGCCCAGGCGTACACCAGGGCGGGCCGGGCGGCGAGCAGGTCCGGGGCGGCCAGGCCGAACCGGCCGGCCTTGCCCGGGGCCCAGTTGTGCACGAAGGCGTCGGCCTCGGCCGCCAGCGCTCGTACCGTCTCCCGGCCGCGCGCGGTCGTGAGGTCGGCCTCGACGACCCGTTTGCCCGCGTTGAGGGCCGTGAACCGGGCCGAGGTGTCTCCGGCGAGCGGGGGCAGCCAGCGCATCGGGTCGCCGCCCGGGGGCTCGATCCTGATCACCTCGGCGCCCAGCATCCCGAGGACGTGTCCGGCGAGGGGGCCCTGCACCCGGCGCGTGGACTCCACCACCCGCAGGCCCGCGAGCGGCAGGAGCGCGGCGCCCCCGGAGCGCGGCGCGGGCACGCCGACGGCCGGGTGCGCCGGTCCGGGCGCCCGCAGCCGGGGACCCGGATGCCCGGGGGTGAGCCGCCAGGGGTCCGGGCGGACGGGCGGGTCGGGGTCGGCGCCGAGGGTGAGGAGGCTGACGCCGGTGTCGTATGCGGCGGCCCGCAGGTCCGGCAGGGTACGGCCGCGGGCGGCCGCGCGCAGGGCGTCGGGCAACGGGCATACGGCGGTGGCGAACCGCTGCTGGAAGGGCCCCCAGCCGCGGCCCGCGACGGCGGGCGGTACCCCGAGCCGGGCCCAGAACTCCCGCCAGGCCAGCGGGTCGAGGGTCTCCAGCTCCACGCGGGCGCCGTCGGACGTCTCCAGGGTCGCGAGACCGGCCGGGTACGACTCCGCTCCCGGGGGCCGGTCATCGGGTGCGCGGGCCGTCGCGGCGGCGAGGTACTGGCCGGCCGCCAGCAGCGCCCCCTGCGCGACCGAGGTCCGCACCTCGCACAGGTCCAGCCCGCGCGCCCGCCCGATCCCGGCGGCGGTGACCCCCTGGGCGGCCAGGACCCCGGCCACCACCGAGGCGTAGTCGACGGCGAGCGGGGCCGGGCCGCCGGTGGCCCGGCCGTGCAGGTGCATGAGCCCGCACGCGGCCTGTACGGCACGCTCGTCCGGCAGATCCATGCCGACCGGGCCCGCCCAGTCGAGGGTGGGGCGCGCCGCCGGGGCGCCCGGGGCGGTGTGCCGCAGCAGCCGGTCGGCGACGGCGGCGGCGACCACCGGCCGTACGGCGGTACGCGGGCTCACCTGCCCGCCCCGCCGGGCCGCCGGCCCTGCACCGAGTAGAAGACGCTGGAGGCGGCGCTAAACGACGGGTCCCGCATCAACCGCCGTACCTGCTCCAGCTCTTCCTCGGTCATGCCCTGCCCGATCAGCCGGTCGCGGAGGTTGCGGGTGTGGTTCGACTGGAGCCCCAGGCCGGGGTCCTGGGCGTGCCGGACGCCGATGTGCAGGTGCGCGTCGATGCCGGTCAGCCCCGCCGCGCGCAGGGCGGCGGGCACCCGCTGTCCCCAGTGCGGGTCGCCGCCCGCGGCGCGCATCGCGGCCGACTTGGCCCGCAGGAAGCGGACGTACAGCGCCTCGGCCGCCGGGTCCGGGGTCAGCAGCGGGGGCTCGTAGGAGGCGTCGATCTCGTCGATCTGGAGCAGTCCGCCGGGCCGCAGGGCTCGTACCAGCCGGGGCAGGACGGCGTCGCGGGCGGGCACGTGCTGGAGCACCAGGCGCGCCACGATCAGGTCGTAGGCCGACTCGGGCAGCGGGTCGCGGGCCACGTCGAGCGCGGCGACCGCCAGGTGCGGGCCCGGGACGAGGTCGCGGGGGTCGCGGTCGGTGGCGAGCACCGAGCCGCCCGGCGCGACGCGCCCGGCCAGCCAGCGGGCGATGCTGCCGCCGCCCGCGCCGATCTCCAGACAGTGCCAGCCCGGGCCGACACCGGCGGCGGCCAGGCGGGGCAGGGTCACCGGATCGTAGGCGGCCTCCAGACAGCGGTGCTGGTCGCGGCTGTGCGCGGTGCCGTTGCCGAAGACCGCGCGGGCGGGGGCCGGCGGTGCCATGGGGGTGGCTCCTTCCATCGAGTTTCACCGGGATACGCCGAATTTCGCGGAGTTCCGCCGAGGGCTCGGCCGGTCACGGCGCGGCCCACGGGTACGGAGTCCGCGCGGGCCGGTCGTGGGCGGGTCCGTCAGGTCCAGCGGCCGGTGCCCGCGGGCCCGGTGCCGGTGAGGCGGCGCGCCAGGGCGGCGCGGCGCACCTTGCCGGTGCCGGTGCGGGGCACATCGTCCCAGCTGAGGACGGCCGGTTCACGCAGCGCCGGTAGGCCGTTCGTGGCCTCTTTCCAGGCGCCCGGGTCGAGTTGGCCGTCGGCGGTGACGACCACGGGCAGCGGATCGCCGTCGGTGGCGCCGAGGAGCACGCACTCCAGGGCCTCGGGCAGCCGTTCCTCCAGCAGGTCCTCGGTCCGCAGGCAGCTCAGGTGGGGCAGGCTGTCGACCTCGCGGTCCAGGACGCTGACGCCGCCGTCGCGGTGGAGCACCCCGATGTCGCCTGTGGACCACCAGCCGCCGACCCGTTTGGCGTCCCAGCGTTCGTCCTCGGCGAGGTAGCCGAGGGCGAGGGCGGCGGTGCGCACCAGGAGCAGCCCGGGGCGGCCGCGCGGCACGGGGCGCAGGGTGTCCGGGTCCACCGCGCGCAGCCGGGTCCGGCCCGGTACCGGGCGGCCCAGCCGCCGCGCCGTGGACCGCGTGTCCCGGGCCAGCGCGGCGCGCCGGGTGTGGAAGCGGAAGGTCAGCGGTCCGGTCTCGGTCTGCCCCCAGCCCTGCAGCCACATCGGGCGGGCGTGGCGGGTCGCCGTCAGATAGGCGCGCAGGACGGGCGGGTGGACCGCGTCGTAGGTGCTGACGTAGAGGCGGACCCGCCGGAAGGGGTTGTCCAGTCGGGTGGTGAGCGGCCGCATCCGTACGTAGGTGGCGGGCAGCGCCTCGACGACGGTGGGCGGGTGGGTCCGCAGCAGGGGGTCGGCGGTGTCCGGGTCGTCGCCGGTGAGCAGGACGACCTCGGCGGGCGGGGTGGACAGGACCACCGCCGTCCAGCAGAAGGCCCGGCCGTGGGCGTACGCGCTGGCGTTGAGCAGGACGTCGTCCCGGCGGATGCCGATTCCCGGGTAGCGCACCGCCTCGAAGCGGGCGAGTTTGTGCACGAGGGTGCGGGTGGAGTGGACGA comes from the Streptomyces sp. SUK 48 genome and includes:
- a CDS encoding CoA transferase — encoded protein: MSPRTAVRPVVAAAVADRLLRHTAPGAPAARPTLDWAGPVGMDLPDERAVQAACGLMHLHGRATGGPAPLAVDYASVVAGVLAAQGVTAAGIGRARGLDLCEVRTSVAQGALLAAGQYLAAATARAPDDRPPGAESYPAGLATLETSDGARVELETLDPLAWREFWARLGVPPAVAGRGWGPFQQRFATAVCPLPDALRAAARGRTLPDLRAAAYDTGVSLLTLGADPDPPVRPDPWRLTPGHPGPRLRAPGPAHPAVGVPAPRSGGAALLPLAGLRVVESTRRVQGPLAGHVLGMLGAEVIRIEPPGGDPMRWLPPLAGDTSARFTALNAGKRVVEADLTTARGRETVRALAAEADAFVHNWAPGKAGRFGLAAPDLLAARPALVYAWASGFGDTLGDRPPLGTDYLAQVHSGLAAAARPADEPPAPSLLTLTDVLGGLVCAQGVLAALAHRERTGRGGRVESSLVSAAALVPRPAHRVRWTALDRPLRTADGHLYLGPEARARPEAARRLLDRTGRSSLTTEEWTRRLAEAGLTATPVHTDLAALADDPAFKAAVAPPDTLIGHARPHAPWEFA
- a CDS encoding methyltransferase, which produces MAPPAPARAVFGNGTAHSRDQHRCLEAAYDPVTLPRLAAAGVGPGWHCLEIGAGGGSIARWLAGRVAPGGSVLATDRDPRDLVPGPHLAVAALDVARDPLPESAYDLIVARLVLQHVPARDAVLPRLVRALRPGGLLQIDEIDASYEPPLLTPDPAAEALYVRFLRAKSAAMRAAGGDPHWGQRVPAALRAAGLTGIDAHLHIGVRHAQDPGLGLQSNHTRNLRDRLIGQGMTEEELEQVRRLMRDPSFSAASSVFYSVQGRRPGGAGR
- a CDS encoding class I adenylate-forming enzyme family protein encodes the protein MRPHDMGTLFDEAAASGARTVFHLDRPLDIAPDAGTRWSVPELADLVRVTATRLAAAGVRPGDRVAIVKDNHWDYDLLACAAVRAGAVPALLSARLEPETLRTLLERLRPAALVTTTALLAHCRAASPPVRVTLDAEAPGALHLATLDAGRPRPPVRRSDDDPLVIHHTSGTTGVPKLVVHSTRTLVHKLARFEAVRYPGIGIRRDDVLLNASAYAHGRAFCWTAVVLSTPPAEVVLLTGDDPDTADPLLRTHPPTVVEALPATYVRMRPLTTRLDNPFRRVRLYVSTYDAVHPPVLRAYLTATRHARPMWLQGWGQTETGPLTFRFHTRRAALARDTRSTARRLGRPVPGRTRLRAVDPDTLRPVPRGRPGLLLVRTAALALGYLAEDERWDAKRVGGWWSTGDIGVLHRDGGVSVLDREVDSLPHLSCLRTEDLLEERLPEALECVLLGATDGDPLPVVVTADGQLDPGAWKEATNGLPALREPAVLSWDDVPRTGTGKVRRAALARRLTGTGPAGTGRWT